The sequence AATGTGCCTTATTCTATCAAAAATTTTAAAACCAGTTTCTTCAGAGAAGAGATAGGGCGATATGTGAATAATGCTTGATCTTTCCAGCAAATCAACCCATCTTTTCTCAAACTGCAAGTATCCATTGGCTCCTTTAAAACCAATCATTGCCTTTTCATCATTCTTAACCAGTATATAGACTATACCAGTAGTGGCATTCACTTTTTGAATGAAGGATGTATCAACAAGCCTCTCTATTTTTTTAACAATGTAGTCTCCTATAACATCGTTTCCAATAGCTCCTATTAAGGTAACATCCACTGAATTTATCGCTAAGGAAATTGCTGTGTTTAAAGCTGCACCCCCTGGTCTTATGGAGATGTCCTTAGGATGAATTGATTCCTCCTTGGTGGGAAATCTGTCCACAAAACCCATAATATCAAGATTTATATCCCCAATAACAACCACTTTTTTCACTTATAAATTAGCCCTCTAAGAGTTTTTAAATCTTTAATGTATGCTTCCTCTCCTCCTGGGGTTTCAAGAATCATGGGAAGATTAGAAAATAGTTTATTATTTACAAGGAATTTAAAAGCCTCCAGTCCTATTTCTCCATCACCAATATTTGTATGT is a genomic window of Caldisericia bacterium containing:
- a CDS encoding carbohydrate kinase family protein yields the protein MKKVVVIGDINLDIMGFVDRFPTKEESIHPKDISIRPGGAALNTAISLAINSVDVTLIGAIGNDVIGDYIVKKIERLVDTSFIQKVNATTGIVYILVKNDEKAMIGFKGANGYLQFEKRWVDLLERSSIIHISPYLFSEETGFKIFDRIRHIVKKKIVTLSFSKVLLKRKEKILNLLRDFSFIFMNEKEAQLFAGENEPSRIREELLKYMDRAVITRGEKGAFYIDKEVFIKISGKRGRIINPTGAGDFFAAGFIYGIIKGLSIKDSLKIGVESSYRFISNPNPYF